A window of Bufo gargarizans isolate SCDJY-AF-19 chromosome 9, ASM1485885v1, whole genome shotgun sequence contains these coding sequences:
- the LOC122919725 gene encoding HAUS augmin-like complex subunit 3, with protein MAKHLAPPPTKSLSRQRSSCFLLEPQRIQGSDFVKMLHLIGYPGAQDLKGEDFDWLCEDNEEVQLFLGWFCEVVDQRNALSSEQIEAYNTLLDSGQPLLEAEELQNLCQVGDKGDGGWEMEDMRSLEELEAELQSLRTLKTHRLQCRNKIESLALTLRRHRLSLEKSEMELEKNLSYTKEELLTLNSRCNSTLLRLGDMVTELGQYHSAQSAASVFLSSLDLEEYIRLEDTCWEQVEENAKEVLPVKEEDLERQRKAQQEMEKESERVRTVWASQRMQLSITLGTQNGNKEALAWLDRRSREQVWDPLHLPLVERELQSLEVEVEALQTQRLPGLVREASFGLCLPAHHGWVQAEKHRLSQVDQSQAPVAEAILNQLSRLQLVELGLQAEMRQHRQTERDLKGLKIEMGNRSCELGKRILGQRDLRVSPQWLTPLRMDSKDHTAVRLSAMMETPSRKKELFPKYEALQRQAASLVQELKSLSGIFHGPLPQTRSLEHDCEELHQSLCRGTRNLQLRDPNLILTLETLLSNVSQFNHWFLDFLRDLERKKLDIQAPYMAQERQLYVLFYRDPSLLASIVQDLEQRVRELC; from the exons ATGGCAAAGCATCTA GCTCCACCACCCACAAAGAGCCTCTCTCGTCAACGATCCTCATGCTTTCTTCTAGAACCTCAGCGTATACAAGGGTCCGATTTTGTAAAGATGCTGCATCTGATCGGTTACCCTGGTGCCCAAGATTTGAAGGGCGAAGATTTTGATTGGCTCTGTGAAGACAATGAAGAAGTACAACTCTTTCTTGGATGGTTTTGCGAGGTTGTGGATCAACGTAATGCCCTAAGCAGTGAACAGATAGAAGCCTATAATACCCTTTTGGACTCTGGTCAGCCACTTTTAGAAGCCGAAGAACTTCAAAACCTCTGCCAAGTGGGAGAtaaaggagatggaggatgggagATGGAAGATATGAGAAGTTTGGAGGAACTGGAAGCAGAGCTTCAAAGTCTGAGAACCCTAAAAACACATAGACTACAATGTCGTAACAAGATAGAGTCCTTGGCATTGACATTACGCCGTCATCGCCTTTCTTTAGAGAAATCTGAGATGGAATTAGAAAAAAACTTGAGTTACACAAAAGAGGAACTGTTGACCCTAAACTCAAGGTGCAATTCAACTTTGCTGAGACTTGGAGACATGGTAACAGAACTTGGCCAATATCATTCAGCCCAGTCTGCAGCTAGTGTATTTCTCTCTTCACTTGACTTGGAGGAGTACATTCGCCTTGAAGATACATGCTGGGAACAGGTAGAGGAGAATGCCAAAGAGGTTTTACCTGTTAAAGAGGAAGACCTGGAAAGACAAAGAAAAGCCCAGCAAGAAATGGAGAAAGAAAGTGAGAGGGTACGAACAGTATGGGCATCTCAGAGAATGCAGCTGAGCATCACTCTTGGTACACAGAATGGCAACAAGGAGGCTCTGGCTTGGCTTGATAGGCGCTCTAGAGAGCAG GTTTGGGATCCACTGCATTTACCACTAGTGGAAAGAGAGCTGCAGTCCTTAGAAGTAGAGGTAGAAGCTCTACAGACACAGAGACTTCCAGGCCTGGTGCGGGAAGCTTCGTTTGGATTATGCCTACCTGCACATCATGGATGGGTACAAGCAGAAAAACATAGACTATCGCAGGTGGACCAAAGCCAGGCTCCAGTTGCAGAAGCGATCCTTAATCAGCTGTCACGTCTCCAGTTGGTGGAGTTGGGGCTACAGGCAGAGATGCGCCAACACCGCCAAACTGAGCGAGATCTCAAAGGCCTCAAGATAGAGATGGGAAACCGATCATGTGAGCTTGGTAAAAGGATCCTTGGTCAGAGAGATCTGAGGGTTTCGCCTCAGTGGTTGACACCACTACGTATGGACAGCAAAGACCACACAGCAGTCAG GCTTTCAGCAATGATGGAGACCCCATCGAGGAAAAAAGAACTGTTCCCAAAGTATGAAGCCTTACAGCGCCAGGCAGCGTCTCTTGTGCAGGAACTGAAGTCACTTAGCGGCATCTTTCATGGTCCGCTACCACAAACTAGGAGTCTAGAACATGACTGTGAAGAACTTCACCAGAGCTTGTGCCGAGGAACGCGGAACCTGCAGCTGCGAGATCCG AACCTGATACTCACCTTGGAAACCCTTTTATCCAACGTCTCTCAGTTTAACCACTGGTTTCTGGATTTTCTACGGGATTTGGAGCGTAAGAAGCTGGACATTCAGGCACCTTATATGGCTCAAGAGAGGCAGCTGTATGTCCTCTTCTACCGGGACCCCTCTCTTCTGGCCAGTATTGTGCAGGATCTTGAGCAACGAGTCAGGGAGCTTTGCTGA